The following proteins come from a genomic window of Aequorivita marisscotiae:
- a CDS encoding 2TM domain-containing protein, which translates to MFSKAKKTERIDAEQREQYEYARQRIKQKKNLMRHFVLFLVGSVLLIIINPVLGYGNETLFQNWFVWAILIWTFIFLVHLFNVFVMNKFMDKEWEDRQLEKLKARQAERIAELQKKVDTELQLPTAPPATPKKDQLNNPLPPDVQ; encoded by the coding sequence ATGTTTTCAAAAGCTAAAAAAACCGAAAGAATTGACGCCGAACAACGCGAACAGTACGAGTACGCGCGCCAACGTATAAAACAGAAAAAAAACCTGATGCGCCATTTTGTTCTGTTTTTAGTAGGCTCAGTACTATTAATAATTATTAATCCTGTTTTGGGTTACGGTAATGAAACCTTATTCCAAAACTGGTTTGTGTGGGCTATCTTAATCTGGACATTTATATTTCTTGTACATCTTTTTAACGTTTTTGTGATGAATAAGTTTATGGACAAAGAATGGGAAGATCGGCAACTTGAAAAACTAAAAGCCCGACAAGCCGAACGTATTGCCGAACTTCAGAAAAAAGTAGATACAGAATTACAACTGCCCACCGCGCCGCCAGCGACTCCAAAAAAAGACCAGTTAAACAATCCTTTACCGCCAGACGTACAATGA
- a CDS encoding electron transfer flavoprotein subunit alpha/FixB family protein: protein MSVLVYTESEEGKIKKIALEAVSYAKGIADQMGTSVTAVSINANDTSELGKYGASKVLQVSNDKLNKFNGEAYADAIGQAAKSENATVIVLSASANSKFLAPTLAINLEAGFVPNVVALPESTSPFKVKHSVFTNKAFATTEIKTEIKIIGLGKNSYGLKENETSASTEDFAPNLDAHDFDMEIVSVDKATDTVTIADAEIVVSGGRGLKGPENWGMIEDLAKTLGAATACSKPVSDMGWRPHSEHVGQTGKPVASNLYIAIGISGAIQHLAGINASKVKVVINNDPEAPFFKAADYGIVGDAFEIVPQLTEKLKEFKAQNA, encoded by the coding sequence ATGTCAGTTTTAGTATATACAGAATCAGAAGAAGGAAAAATAAAGAAAATTGCTCTCGAAGCAGTTTCTTACGCAAAAGGCATTGCAGACCAAATGGGAACTTCGGTTACCGCGGTTAGCATAAATGCAAACGACACTTCGGAATTAGGAAAATACGGCGCTTCAAAAGTGCTACAGGTTTCTAATGACAAATTAAATAAATTTAATGGCGAAGCTTACGCAGATGCCATTGGGCAAGCCGCAAAAAGTGAAAACGCAACAGTTATTGTTTTATCGGCGAGTGCAAACAGTAAGTTTTTAGCGCCAACCCTGGCCATTAATCTTGAAGCTGGTTTTGTTCCCAACGTTGTTGCACTACCAGAGAGCACCTCACCATTTAAAGTGAAGCACAGCGTTTTTACGAACAAAGCCTTCGCCACAACAGAAATTAAAACCGAGATTAAAATAATTGGTTTAGGTAAAAATTCATACGGGTTAAAAGAAAATGAAACGTCGGCATCAACTGAAGACTTTGCTCCAAACCTCGATGCACACGATTTTGATATGGAAATTGTTTCCGTAGATAAAGCTACCGATACCGTAACCATTGCAGATGCCGAAATTGTTGTTTCTGGTGGGCGCGGCCTAAAAGGACCCGAAAATTGGGGAATGATTGAAGATCTCGCAAAAACCTTAGGTGCCGCCACGGCGTGCTCAAAACCCGTGAGCGACATGGGTTGGAGACCGCATAGCGAGCACGTGGGGCAAACAGGAAAACCTGTTGCATCAAATCTTTACATTGCCATAGGTATTTCTGGTGCTATTCAGCATTTGGCAGGTATTAATGCTTCAAAAGTAAAAGTGGTTATTAATAATGACCCCGAAGCACCTTTCTTTAAAGCCGCAGACTATGGTATTGTAGGCGATGCCTTCGAAATTGTGCCTCAGCTTACAGAAAAATTAAAAGAATTTAAGGCACAGAACGCATAA
- a CDS encoding bifunctional nuclease family protein, whose amino-acid sequence MSLVKLTIKGISYSQTQNGAYALILNEVDGERKLPIVIGAFEAQSIAIALEKDITPPRPLTHDLFKNFADRFDIVVKQVIIHKLVDGVFYSSIICERDKIEEIIDARTSDAIALALRFNAPIFTYKNILDKAGIHLKTSTSKKALSKKEEAVIEDLILGEDRESLKSSSADYSNYSLSELNKMLDEAVKNENYEKAASIRDEISKRE is encoded by the coding sequence ATGAGTTTAGTGAAACTTACAATCAAAGGAATTTCATACAGCCAAACACAAAATGGCGCATATGCCCTTATTTTAAACGAAGTTGACGGTGAACGAAAACTTCCCATTGTTATCGGGGCTTTTGAAGCACAATCTATTGCCATTGCCCTAGAAAAGGATATTACCCCTCCGCGACCGCTCACCCACGACCTTTTTAAAAATTTTGCAGACCGTTTTGACATTGTTGTAAAGCAAGTTATTATACACAAATTGGTAGACGGCGTTTTCTATTCCAGCATTATCTGCGAACGCGATAAAATTGAAGAAATAATAGACGCGCGCACCAGCGATGCCATTGCTTTGGCGCTTCGGTTTAATGCTCCAATTTTTACCTATAAAAATATCTTGGACAAAGCGGGAATCCACTTAAAAACTTCAACTTCCAAAAAAGCGCTTTCAAAAAAGGAAGAAGCGGTAATTGAAGATTTAATTCTAGGTGAAGACAGGGAGTCGCTAAAATCATCGAGTGCAGATTATTCCAATTACAGTCTTAGTGAATTAAATAAAATGTTAGATGAAGCTGTGAAAAACGAAAATTACGAAAAAGCCGCAAGCATTCGCGATGAAATTTCTAAACGGGAATAG
- the egtB gene encoding ergothioneine biosynthesis protein EgtB, whose protein sequence is MIATNTLVSFFLETRQRTEDICKPLEIEDYVVQPIVDVSPPKWHLGHTSWFFEEFILKPHKPDYQLFHEDFAFVFNSYYENVGKRVIRNDRGNLSRPGVAKVYDYRHYVTNEMKEFLSEDISEELKEILLIGIHHEKQHQELLTTDIKYVLGNNPLLPKYNDSFDENPLQNFQQEWLQFNEGIYEIGHNNSEEFCYDNELGRHKVFLHDYKISNKLITNAEYLEFINADGYKDFNLWHAEGLDWVKLNNISAPMYWHKINDVWHQYTLMGLQKLNLQAPVSHLSYFEAFAFAQWKQCRLPTEFEWEAAQENFKWGSRWEWTESAYLPYPGYTKAPGAIGEYNGKFMVNQKVLRGGSVATSPKHTRATYRNFFQTNLRWQFTGLRLAK, encoded by the coding sequence ATGATAGCAACAAATACATTGGTTTCATTTTTTTTAGAAACCCGCCAGCGCACCGAAGATATTTGCAAACCCTTGGAGATTGAAGACTATGTGGTCCAGCCCATTGTAGACGTATCGCCACCAAAATGGCACTTAGGCCATACCTCTTGGTTTTTTGAGGAATTTATTTTAAAACCACACAAACCCGATTACCAACTTTTTCACGAGGACTTTGCTTTCGTTTTTAACAGCTACTATGAAAATGTAGGAAAAAGAGTAATTAGAAATGATCGCGGAAATCTGTCGCGGCCTGGAGTAGCCAAAGTTTACGACTATCGTCATTATGTTACTAACGAGATGAAGGAATTTCTTTCCGAAGATATTTCAGAAGAATTAAAAGAAATTCTCCTAATAGGAATCCATCACGAAAAACAACACCAAGAATTACTTACCACAGACATAAAGTATGTTTTGGGAAATAATCCGTTACTGCCCAAATACAATGATTCTTTTGACGAAAATCCACTTCAAAATTTTCAACAGGAATGGCTTCAATTTAACGAAGGAATCTATGAAATAGGGCATAATAATTCTGAAGAATTCTGTTACGACAATGAGTTGGGTCGCCACAAGGTATTCCTGCACGATTATAAAATTTCGAATAAATTAATTACCAATGCCGAATATCTGGAGTTTATAAATGCAGACGGCTACAAAGATTTCAACTTATGGCATGCCGAAGGTTTAGATTGGGTAAAACTGAATAATATTTCGGCACCTATGTACTGGCATAAAATTAACGATGTTTGGCACCAATATACCTTAATGGGGCTCCAAAAATTAAATTTACAAGCCCCTGTTTCGCATCTATCGTATTTTGAAGCGTTCGCCTTTGCTCAATGGAAACAATGCCGTCTCCCCACTGAATTTGAATGGGAAGCCGCCCAAGAAAATTTTAAATGGGGAAGCCGCTGGGAGTGGACTGAAAGCGCCTATTTACCGTATCCCGGATATACAAAGGCTCCGGGCGCTATTGGTGAATACAACGGTAAATTTATGGTAAATCAAAAAGTGCTTCGCGGTGGCTCGGTGGCTACTTCACCAAAACACACCCGCGCCACCTATCGCAATTTTTTTCAAACAAACTTACGGTGGCAATTTACCGGTTTAAGGTTGGCTAAATAA
- a CDS encoding energy transducer TonB — MKNLLFLTCFLFSTAIFAQQEWGDVRKNNITLKEIAPIWPGCEKGNVSQRDNCFNTQLATHISKNFKYPPNAYKNNDEGRVIVEFVINEQGIVDVKSVSGGTKELQEEAKRNIMAIPKMAKPGMMGGKPRAIKYTVPFTFKTGK; from the coding sequence ATGAAGAATTTACTATTTTTAACTTGTTTTCTATTTTCAACCGCCATTTTTGCACAACAAGAATGGGGAGACGTTCGTAAAAACAATATTACCCTTAAAGAAATAGCCCCCATCTGGCCGGGTTGTGAAAAAGGAAATGTGTCCCAGCGCGACAATTGCTTTAACACTCAGTTGGCCACGCATATTTCAAAAAATTTTAAATACCCTCCCAACGCCTACAAAAACAATGATGAAGGTAGAGTAATTGTAGAGTTTGTTATAAACGAACAAGGAATTGTAGATGTAAAAAGTGTTTCTGGAGGTACTAAAGAATTGCAAGAAGAAGCCAAACGCAATATAATGGCAATTCCAAAAATGGCAAAACCCGGAATGATGGGCGGTAAACCTCGTGCTATTAAATACACTGTGCCATTTACATTTAAAACCGGGAAATAA
- a CDS encoding electron transfer flavoprotein subunit beta/FixA family protein — MKILVCISHVPDTTSKINFTDGDTKFDTNGVQFVINPNDEFGLTRAMWFKEKQGATVHVINVGGPETEPTLRKALAIGADEAIRINTPATDGFSVAKQLANIAKEGGYDLIIGGRESIDYNGGMVPGMLAKLIGANFVNTCIGLEVEGEKATAIREIDGGKETLKTSLPLVIGCQKGLVEESDLRIPNMRGIMQARTKPLNVKEADETSSETNTVSFEKPAPKGPVKLVDNVEELVNLLHNEAKVI; from the coding sequence ATGAAAATATTAGTCTGTATAAGTCACGTACCGGACACAACTTCAAAAATTAATTTTACCGACGGCGACACCAAATTTGATACAAATGGGGTACAATTTGTTATCAATCCAAATGATGAATTTGGCCTTACACGCGCCATGTGGTTTAAAGAAAAACAAGGAGCCACGGTTCACGTAATAAACGTTGGCGGGCCAGAAACAGAGCCCACATTGCGCAAGGCATTGGCGATTGGCGCCGATGAAGCAATACGTATAAACACCCCGGCAACCGATGGTTTTTCTGTTGCGAAACAATTGGCAAATATTGCCAAAGAAGGCGGTTACGATTTAATTATTGGCGGAAGAGAATCTATAGATTACAACGGCGGAATGGTACCTGGAATGCTTGCCAAACTAATTGGTGCCAATTTTGTAAACACCTGTATTGGCCTAGAAGTAGAAGGTGAAAAAGCAACCGCAATTCGTGAAATAGACGGAGGAAAGGAAACTTTAAAAACATCACTTCCGTTGGTAATTGGTTGCCAAAAAGGCTTGGTGGAAGAAAGCGATCTTCGCATCCCTAATATGCGCGGTATAATGCAAGCCAGAACCAAACCATTGAATGTGAAAGAAGCAGATGAAACAAGTTCCGAAACAAACACCGTAAGTTTTGAAAAACCTGCACCAAAAGGCCCCGTGAAATTAGTAGATAATGTAGAGGAATTAGTAAATCTTCTTCACAACGAAGCGAAGGTAATTTAA
- a CDS encoding NupC/NupG family nucleoside CNT transporter — MQKIILVALALFFFGNSFAQSIEKTWQFSEVKDENGLAILNINSKEDFLKFDNGTFEYHLAADSLTPSGDYMLQNNLLVLFFNNPADSIRRFRVEQVTDSTLSLSENNYKYQLTSAAPKTTSALATVANTAEITPSQGFTVHSLWRGIIGMISLLLIAFLFSSNRKAINWKTAGIGLAFQLLIAIGVLKVNFIKNIFESVGQLFVNVLNYTKAGSEFLFGGMLDINSYGFIFAFQVLPTIIFFSALTSVLFYLGIIQVVVKAMGWLLTKLLNISGAESLSVAGNIFLGQTEAPLLIKAYLEKMNKSEMLLVMIGGMATVAGAVLAAYIGFLGGDDPALRLTFAKHLLAASVMAAPGAIVISKILYPQTEPINTDVKVSSKKIGSNFLDAIANGTTEGLKLAVNVGAMLLVFVAFIAMLNGILGWVGSVTTANDWVAANSDYKSLSLEAILGTIFAPLMWLIGVAKEDMFMMGQLLGIKLVASEFVGYIQLAELKNIGNSLHLNYEKSIIMATYMLCGFANFASIGIQIGGIGSLAPGQRKTLSKFGMKALLGGTIASLISATIAGMIIG, encoded by the coding sequence ATGCAAAAAATTATACTTGTAGCCTTGGCGCTTTTCTTCTTCGGAAATAGTTTTGCCCAAAGCATAGAAAAAACCTGGCAATTTTCAGAAGTAAAAGATGAAAACGGTCTCGCTATACTAAACATAAATTCTAAAGAGGATTTTTTAAAATTCGACAACGGAACTTTTGAATATCACTTGGCAGCCGACAGTTTAACACCAAGTGGCGACTACATGCTACAAAATAATCTATTAGTTCTTTTCTTTAATAATCCTGCCGATAGTATTCGAAGATTTCGGGTTGAACAAGTAACAGACAGCACGCTATCTCTCTCCGAAAATAATTACAAATACCAACTAACATCTGCAGCCCCCAAAACTACTTCGGCACTTGCAACGGTTGCAAATACTGCAGAAATTACTCCCAGCCAAGGTTTTACGGTACATAGTTTGTGGCGTGGTATTATAGGGATGATTTCACTGTTATTAATAGCTTTTCTTTTTAGTTCAAATAGAAAAGCCATAAATTGGAAGACAGCTGGTATCGGACTCGCTTTTCAACTGCTTATTGCCATTGGGGTTTTAAAAGTGAATTTTATCAAAAATATTTTCGAAAGCGTTGGTCAACTTTTTGTAAATGTTCTTAATTATACAAAGGCCGGAAGCGAGTTTTTATTCGGCGGCATGTTAGACATTAATTCGTACGGGTTCATTTTTGCATTTCAAGTTTTACCAACTATTATCTTTTTCTCTGCGCTAACTTCGGTGCTTTTTTACCTCGGAATAATTCAAGTAGTAGTTAAGGCAATGGGGTGGCTACTTACCAAACTTTTAAATATTTCCGGCGCCGAAAGCTTAAGTGTTGCCGGAAACATTTTTTTAGGCCAAACTGAAGCTCCGCTTTTAATTAAAGCTTACCTGGAAAAAATGAATAAGTCTGAAATGTTACTGGTAATGATTGGCGGGATGGCTACTGTTGCTGGAGCAGTACTAGCCGCATATATTGGGTTTTTAGGCGGTGATGATCCCGCTTTGCGATTAACGTTTGCAAAACATCTTTTGGCTGCTTCAGTAATGGCCGCGCCGGGTGCAATTGTTATTTCCAAAATTTTATACCCTCAGACTGAACCTATAAATACAGATGTAAAAGTTTCTTCAAAAAAAATAGGCTCCAACTTTTTAGATGCCATTGCCAACGGAACAACCGAAGGCTTAAAACTGGCGGTAAACGTAGGTGCGATGCTTTTGGTTTTTGTAGCTTTTATTGCCATGCTCAACGGAATCCTGGGATGGGTGGGCAGTGTAACAACGGCCAATGATTGGGTAGCTGCAAATTCAGATTATAAAAGTCTTTCGTTAGAGGCAATTTTAGGAACTATTTTCGCACCATTAATGTGGCTAATTGGCGTAGCAAAGGAAGATATGTTTATGATGGGGCAATTGTTGGGAATAAAACTTGTTGCCAGTGAATTTGTAGGCTACATACAATTGGCCGAACTTAAAAACATAGGAAATTCGCTTCATCTCAACTATGAAAAAAGCATCATTATGGCTACCTATATGCTTTGTGGGTTTGCAAATTTTGCGTCCATAGGAATTCAGATTGGCGGAATAGGTTCTTTAGCTCCCGGACAGCGAAAAACACTTTCAAAATTTGGAATGAAAGCTTTATTAGGCGGAACTATTGCTTCTCTAATTTCGGCAACCATCGCGGGTATGATAATTGGGTAA
- a CDS encoding dihydrofolate reductase, which yields MITMIAAAGENNELGKDNGLLWHLPDDFKRFKELTTTHYIIMGRKTFESFPKPLPNRTHLVITRNKNYKKPGAVVVHSMEDALEISKNDSQPFIIGGGEIYKMGLPFADKIELTRVHGAFKDADTFFPEFSKDHWQLISKTEHAKDEKHKYSFTYETWIQK from the coding sequence ATGATTACAATGATTGCCGCCGCTGGCGAAAATAACGAACTAGGAAAAGACAATGGGCTGCTTTGGCATTTACCGGATGATTTTAAACGTTTTAAAGAGTTAACCACCACGCATTATATTATTATGGGGCGCAAAACGTTTGAATCGTTCCCGAAGCCACTTCCCAATAGAACGCATTTGGTAATTACTCGAAATAAAAACTACAAAAAACCGGGCGCAGTGGTGGTGCACAGTATGGAAGATGCACTTGAAATTTCAAAAAACGATTCGCAACCTTTTATTATCGGAGGGGGCGAAATTTATAAAATGGGCCTGCCATTTGCAGATAAAATTGAACTTACCCGCGTTCACGGCGCCTTTAAGGATGCAGATACTTTTTTTCCAGAATTTTCAAAGGACCATTGGCAGCTAATTTCTAAAACAGAACACGCCAAGGATGAAAAACATAAGTATTCCTTTACGTATGAAACTTGGATTCAGAAATAG
- a CDS encoding DUF427 domain-containing protein — protein sequence MKAIWNTKIIAESDKTVVIENNHYFPEDAIKSAYFKKSDTKTHCPWKGDASYYTIEVDGAVNKDAAWYYPEPKYAAKAIKNHVAFWKGVSVVE from the coding sequence ATGAAAGCCATTTGGAATACTAAAATTATTGCAGAATCTGACAAAACAGTCGTTATTGAAAACAATCACTATTTTCCCGAAGACGCAATAAAATCTGCCTACTTCAAAAAAAGTGATACCAAAACACATTGCCCATGGAAAGGCGATGCTTCATATTATACCATTGAAGTAGATGGCGCTGTTAATAAAGATGCGGCGTGGTATTATCCGGAACCCAAATACGCCGCCAAAGCCATAAAAAATCACGTGGCATTTTGGAAAGGAGTATCGGTAGTTGAATAG
- a CDS encoding thymidylate synthase: MKQYHDLLKHVMQTGSAKQDRTGTGTKSVFGYQMRFDLSEGFPMITTKKLHLKSIIHELLWFLNGDTNVKYLQENGVRIWNEWADENGDLGPVYGHQWRNWNSEEIDQISDIITTLKSNPDSRRMLVSAWNPSVLPDTSKSFSENVANGKAALPPCHAFFQFYVADGKLSCQLYQRSADIFLGVPFNIASYALLTMMMAQVCGYKAGDFIHTFGDAHIYSNHYEQVELQLSRDFRPLPKMLLNPDVKDIFGFTFDDFTLVDYNPHPHIKGAVAI, translated from the coding sequence ATGAAACAATATCACGACCTTTTAAAACACGTAATGCAAACTGGCTCTGCAAAACAAGACCGCACCGGCACTGGCACCAAAAGTGTTTTTGGCTATCAAATGCGTTTTGATTTAAGCGAAGGCTTCCCAATGATTACTACTAAAAAACTTCACTTAAAATCTATTATTCACGAACTTTTGTGGTTTTTAAATGGCGATACAAATGTAAAATATCTTCAAGAAAACGGCGTGCGAATCTGGAACGAATGGGCAGACGAAAACGGCGACCTGGGACCCGTATATGGCCACCAATGGCGCAATTGGAACAGCGAGGAAATTGATCAGATTTCAGATATAATTACAACCCTAAAAAGCAACCCAGACAGTAGAAGAATGCTCGTTAGCGCTTGGAACCCGAGCGTGTTGCCGGATACTTCAAAATCGTTTTCAGAAAACGTTGCCAATGGCAAAGCAGCGCTCCCTCCCTGCCACGCTTTCTTTCAATTTTATGTAGCCGATGGTAAATTATCTTGTCAACTTTATCAACGCAGTGCCGATATATTTTTAGGAGTACCTTTCAATATTGCCTCTTATGCATTGCTAACGATGATGATGGCACAAGTTTGTGGCTACAAAGCTGGCGATTTTATACATACCTTCGGCGACGCCCATATTTACAGCAATCACTATGAACAAGTGGAGCTTCAATTGTCTCGAGATTTTAGGCCTTTGCCAAAAATGTTGCTCAATCCAGATGTAAAAGATATATTTGGCTTCACTTTTGATGATTTTACACTTGTAGATTACAATCCGCATCCTCACATTAAAGGTGCTGTTGCCATCTAA
- a CDS encoding L-histidine N(alpha)-methyltransferase: MTTKTQPKHNTNFKNEVTEGLTSFPKYLSSKYFYDKKGDSLFQDIMAMPDYYLTGCEFEIISNHTQTIGELFRDRENGLDLIELGAGDGKKTKLLLKYMSENNFNFIYKPIDISENAVELLAKNLAVEMPALTVDAEVGEYFEVLERLKGFNKRKKVIMVLGSNIGNLKHPKAIDFLTKLKDSMLPDDLLFMGFDQKKEPQTILNAYNDPEGITAAFNKNILTRINRELGGNFNPEKFKHWEVYDPETGTAKSFLVATEAMDVTIEALQLTVHFDKWETIHTEISQKYDDKIVRWLAQESGLTIVSSFTDEQEYYKNYVFKKA, encoded by the coding sequence ATGACTACTAAAACGCAACCGAAACACAACACAAATTTTAAAAACGAAGTTACCGAAGGGCTTACCAGTTTTCCGAAATACCTTTCTTCCAAATATTTTTACGACAAAAAGGGCGATAGCCTTTTTCAGGATATTATGGCAATGCCAGATTACTACCTAACGGGTTGTGAATTTGAAATTATTTCTAACCATACCCAAACAATAGGCGAACTTTTTCGGGATCGCGAAAACGGTCTCGATTTAATTGAATTAGGTGCTGGCGATGGCAAAAAAACAAAGCTGCTCTTAAAGTATATGTCTGAAAATAACTTCAACTTTATTTACAAACCCATTGATATAAGCGAAAATGCTGTTGAATTACTTGCCAAAAATTTAGCTGTCGAAATGCCCGCACTTACCGTAGATGCCGAGGTAGGTGAATATTTTGAAGTTTTAGAACGGTTAAAAGGGTTTAACAAGCGCAAAAAAGTAATAATGGTTTTAGGCAGCAATATTGGCAATCTAAAACATCCAAAAGCCATTGACTTTCTCACAAAATTGAAAGATAGTATGCTCCCGGACGATTTGCTTTTTATGGGCTTCGATCAAAAAAAAGAACCTCAGACAATTTTAAACGCTTACAACGATCCCGAAGGAATAACCGCAGCATTTAACAAAAATATCTTAACTCGAATTAATCGCGAGCTCGGCGGTAATTTTAATCCGGAAAAATTTAAACATTGGGAAGTTTACGACCCCGAAACCGGTACAGCTAAAAGCTTTTTAGTAGCCACCGAAGCAATGGACGTGACAATTGAAGCATTGCAGCTAACCGTACATTTTGATAAATGGGAAACCATACACACAGAAATTTCGCAGAAATACGACGATAAAATAGTGCGTTGGCTTGCCCAAGAATCGGGATTAACAATTGTTTCGTCGTTTACAGACGAACAGGAATATTATAAAAATTACGTTTTCAAAAAAGCGTAA
- a CDS encoding energy transducer TonB — protein sequence MFKKIFTILIIISSAFSFAQSEEVSESHATNDNVPFAVIEKVPVYPDCDFNTNLELKKCMSTKISEFVSMHFNLSKIEALNLPPNVYRVSVQFKIDKEGNVVGVRARAAHPEIEAEAVRVVSNLPQMEPGKQKGEAVGVLYSLPIVFKIEPPTQNEKKKKKRKRKN from the coding sequence ATGTTCAAAAAAATATTCACAATTCTGATTATTATCAGTTCGGCATTTTCTTTTGCGCAAAGCGAAGAGGTTTCTGAATCTCACGCGACCAACGATAACGTGCCGTTTGCAGTAATTGAAAAAGTTCCCGTGTATCCAGATTGCGACTTTAACACCAATCTGGAACTAAAAAAATGTATGTCTACCAAAATCTCTGAATTTGTTAGCATGCATTTTAATTTAAGCAAAATTGAAGCACTTAACCTCCCTCCCAATGTTTACAGAGTTTCCGTTCAATTTAAAATAGACAAAGAAGGAAATGTGGTAGGCGTACGCGCCCGTGCCGCACATCCCGAGATTGAAGCCGAAGCCGTTCGCGTTGTAAGCAACCTCCCCCAAATGGAGCCAGGAAAACAAAAAGGCGAAGCTGTTGGCGTATTGTATTCATTACCTATTGTGTTTAAAATTGAACCACCAACACAGAACGAAAAAAAGAAAAAAAAACGAAAGCGAAAAAACTAA
- a CDS encoding aminotransferase class V-fold PLP-dependent enzyme produces the protein MEDLKKHFPALKTCTYLNTASNGVIPKPVIEWRRQHDLDLMNQASVFRDKHKLHIERIRKTVSNFFDARATETALIPNISFGINSVLEGLLKGQKVLLLKNDYPSVNWPVETRDFEVCYAEIDEHLEQNIEEAVIKHNPDIFMFSIVQWQSGIKIDFEFLKRLKSCYPNLLTIADGTQYMGAEKFSFAENAIDVLGASAYKWLNAGYGNGFIMVKKSVRERIFPKTIGFNSAERFESLPAETAFMKHFEPGHQDTLNYGSLEQAILFQEKLGTENIYKKIAFLSTKARASFAAMGLLKEDTLLRERHSSIYNLKGDKSQFKKLRENDIICSLRGGGIRVSFHYYNTEEDLDKLVRILK, from the coding sequence ATGGAAGATTTAAAAAAACACTTTCCAGCGCTAAAAACCTGTACGTATTTAAATACTGCTTCAAACGGCGTAATTCCAAAACCAGTTATAGAATGGCGCCGCCAGCACGACTTAGATTTAATGAACCAAGCCAGTGTTTTTCGCGATAAGCACAAACTTCATATTGAACGAATTAGGAAAACCGTTTCTAACTTTTTTGATGCCCGTGCAACTGAAACTGCCCTAATTCCCAATATATCCTTTGGAATAAATAGCGTTTTGGAAGGACTTTTAAAAGGGCAGAAAGTATTGCTTCTTAAAAACGATTATCCGTCTGTAAATTGGCCTGTTGAAACAAGAGATTTTGAAGTTTGTTATGCCGAAATTGATGAACATTTAGAACAAAATATTGAAGAAGCTGTTATAAAGCACAACCCAGATATTTTTATGTTTAGCATTGTACAATGGCAAAGTGGAATTAAAATAGATTTTGAATTTTTAAAACGGTTAAAAAGCTGTTATCCCAATTTGCTAACAATTGCCGATGGTACGCAATATATGGGTGCGGAGAAATTTAGCTTTGCTGAAAACGCCATCGATGTTTTGGGCGCGAGTGCTTATAAATGGCTAAATGCAGGCTATGGTAACGGATTTATTATGGTGAAGAAATCTGTAAGAGAACGTATTTTCCCAAAAACCATTGGGTTTAATTCTGCCGAACGTTTTGAGAGTTTGCCTGCCGAAACTGCTTTTATGAAGCATTTTGAACCGGGCCACCAAGACACCTTAAATTACGGAAGTTTGGAGCAGGCTATATTATTTCAGGAAAAACTGGGAACCGAAAATATATATAAAAAAATAGCATTCCTTTCCACCAAAGCGAGAGCGAGTTTTGCGGCAATGGGGCTTCTAAAGGAAGATACATTGCTTCGCGAAAGGCATTCTTCAATTTATAATTTGAAAGGCGATAAATCGCAGTTTAAAAAACTGAGGGAAAACGATATTATTTGTTCGCTTCGAGGTGGGGGAATACGCGTGAGTTTTCATTATTACAACACCGAAGAAGATTTAGACAAGCTGGTTCGTATTTTAAAATAG